GTGAAATATGGACACTGATGCTCATGCAATGGGGACAGTTCCTCGATCACGACATCACTCACAGTCCCATCGTTCGCGGTAAAATCGATTTACAATTTTAACAATCATTTAACGACACCATTTGGACGGCTGAAATTATTGTGCAGGGCAAAATTCATCGGGTGTCACCTGCTGTCGAAGTGGCCAGTTTCTCGATGTTTCCGAACGCCACCCCGATTGCTTTCCCATCGCCATCCCGCCCAACGACCCGTTTTATGCCCAGTTTAATCAACGATGCATGGAGTTTGTTCGCTCCTTGCCAGCCCCACGGCCGGGATGCACTTTCGGGCCTAGGGAACAGGTAAATTGCATAATCAACAacaaccctttttgttttctttctctctgtcgTCGATCGATGAATTGATAACAACTTGTTCTACGACGACAGTTGAATCAAGTCACGGCATTTATCGACGGGTCAACCGTCTACGGCTCGAGTCAAGATCTTTCCAACCAGTTAAGGGAATTTAACGGCGGCCGTCTGACTGTCCAGCGCTCCATACAGGGTCACACGCTTCTCCCCGTCAAGGCTGAAGAGTGTTCAGACTTTCTTCGCCAGCGCTTCTGCTTCAGAGCaggtttttcatttaaattttaaccccGTCATTTCGAAACCTTCAAATGACGTCTCGACTCTTTTTCTCGTCCAGGTGACGGCCGCGTCAACGAACAACCCCAACTGGCCGTCATTCACACAGTGTGGGTTCGTGAACACAACAGAATCAGTAAAataaagttatttttaaaaaaagactgcTGCGCACGCTATAGAGTAGTAGTATTATATAATAATTCTCTTGTCTATAAAACATTAGCCGACGCATTGCAGCAACTCAATCCGTTCTGGAACGACGAGCGCGTCTTTCAAGAAAGCCGAAGGATCGTCGGCGCTGAAATCCAGCAGATCACTTACAACGAATTCCTTCCCATTTTCCTCGGTATATAAAACAAGacccaaaataaagaaaaagtttgattGATGAGAGCCGCAGCCATTAATCATAACGCACGTTATATCGATCGCAGGGGACGCGTACATGTCCAGATTCCAATTGAAGCCTCTGCCGCCCGGCAGTGGCATGGCCACTAACCTTTACGATCAAAACATCAACCCGACTGTGACAAACGAATTCGCAACTGCAGCCTTCCGTGTCGGGCACAGTCTGGTGCAGGGGATTATTGAGTACGTCTATACATCGAAATGGGATTCGGGGTTGCTGGATGAATTTAAATAACTGAATATATATTTGACCGCGCTTTGAATAGGGGATTCACGGCATTTGGTAGTCAAACACAAAGCCTTTTGCTTCACCAGCATCAATCGAAACCGTTTGAGCTGTACGAAGACACCGGCGTGGACACCCTTGTGCGCGGATTACTAATGCAACCGGCTCAAAAGATGGACAGAGCCTTCACTGACGAGGTCCGATTTCATCTAACCCAAATTGAATTAACGAATGTTAGAATTTTAAATCTATTCTTCATTTCTATTTAGCTCAAAAATCGACTCTTCCAAGGCAAGCAGAGTTTCGGCATGGATTTGATTGCCTTGAATCTCCAACGCGGCAGAGACGTAaagtttaaattcatttaaatactCAAACTGTTTTAATCGATAACTGAATTTACTTGCAGCACGGTCTACCACCCTATAACGATTATCGGGAACTTTGCGGTCGTCCGCGGGCTAATCAATGGCAGGACCTTTTGGACGTTATCGACCAACGGGTATGTGTTTACTGTGTAGCCCTTTACaattttttggaggggggCGTGAAcccaatcttttttgtttgggtcCATCAGGTGGTGCAAGAAATCAGTCGGATCTACAACAGCATCGATGACGTCGATCTGTTCATCGGAGGCGTGTCTGAACGCATCGTCGACGGGGCCTTGTTGGGTCCGACTTTCCTCTGTTTGATTGGCGACCAGTTTGCGCGATTACGACGCGGTGACCGGCTCTTTTACGAGGAAGCCACGGCTAAATTCACTCAGCGTAAGTTACACAACACAATTGATCAGCAgttcattttctctccccaTCCGGTTTAATCGCATTGCGTCATTGGCTTTTATTCCGCTTATCCTTTATATAAATAGAGCAACTGGCCAGTTTACGCTCAGTCACACTGGCTCGGATCCTCTGCGATAACGGCGACGACATAAAAGGCATCCAATCAAGCGCCTTCTTGCGCTCTGATGTCCagtaagtcaacttgttgttATTATATACACTCCCTACTAtctcccaccaccaccaccactcttTGTTAGCCAATCATCTGGCGTGTGATTGCGCTCTATTGTGTCTACGCACACATGCTCGTGGGTGTCACCTCGCATTTGATTCGACTGACGTgtggttcttttttgttgttgttgttgtctaaaAATAGGAACAGACGACGGCCGTGCCAAGGATCTACGGATATTGCGCAATTGGATTTGAGCCTCTGGCGTGAATGAAAAACCGCCTCATTATTTACAGATTCTTTGGTGcctcaaatcaaaatgttttactttttgattATCCCCCCgcaatatacacacacacacacgtacacttTATTTCGAAATCTAAAACCTCGATGGATTTATTGCGGTTTGTGTTAAATCAACCCGGATCGTGTGGCCTATATAACGATACACTAGCTCAGATTTCAGGGTCTTAGACTCGAGGAGTATGTTATTCCACCCAGTCATTATCGACGTATAGAGGTAATGATGCAATCATTAGGTCCATGTATGCTAAGGCGGGCCTGATTAACCGCCGTGTTCACAGCATCGAATTACGCCCCCGATTCACCATAATGGGAGACTCGATCAAAAGATACGCAACCTCAAATCAAAaaccatttgattttttttacagacgcACCCAAAATTTCTTACAAGAATAACGAGGATATTGTTCACTCACGAATAAAAGGGGGTGGGGAAACCTATACCACtcctttcgaaaaaaaaaaaaaaaaaaaaatgcgccgGAAGCCGGAACTGTCTGATTCTACTTTGAGATGGAAAGGAACGGAGCCAACAGCGTCaacagtaaaaaataaaaacagaaaacaacttACCGAAAATGTCCGTGAAACTCCAACGTTGATTGGAAGCCGCACTATCATTTTACACGATTTTACACAATTCTTGCGTCACGGTTCAGCACGaatatcatttgaaaaaaaaaatattcacatTTTGCACGCTTGAAAGAAATGCACCTGCACACACGTCGTGACCACGAGACAAACTAACTGCCATTCATCATGGTGGAGGCTGCAACAATTAAAAGAGAGGAAGGGTCAGGTAGAatcgagaaaaaggaaaaatgagaaGGAAGaggtaggaaaaaagaaaaagaaaactttattTGCTACATTCCTTTTACTGCAGTATATCAATCCCCCCCTCCATACACCCCATTACGTAAAGTATTGTACTaaagtcacttttttttttaaattattttttaacgcACCGATGGATCGTAATGCGGCATCGTTAAGGTGTAGACGTTACAGAATTGTTAAGTCGATCCGCCAGTGTGacgtccatttttcttttagactTGAAATGTGTATATTATTATGTTACACACCTAATGGTCACTTGAAATAGTTTGATTTATTCACGCTAGGGCTTGTGAGTATAAATCCTTGGAACCCTATTCCGGAATAAAGAAatccataaaagaaaaatagcgaCAGACGGCTATAataaactttgttttttttttttcccgaggaAGAAAGCGGATATCCGCCACGGGGAAATTGGTTCAGACGGAAGACACGAAGGCCCCTTTGCTACTGGTGTATAAGACTCGAcccgattattatttttgcaagATGGGGCACGAGCGGATGCATTTGTGCTCatttcttttgactcgtttttattattttccaactCTGATCGGCTCTCGGCAATAATAGTGAAGTTATATATGTAATCAATTATCCATTACAATCAGCGATGGGCGATGAATAAATGACGAAGCAGTGAAATAGTATAACACATTTTGTCTGTGAGAGATGAAACGTATTGGATTCTAAATGCGGAGTGCACACAACGGTGCCTTTTagacggggaaaaaaagggaactcAAAACATGACACAACAGAACCGAGGAGACAAAGTATTTCATCTAAAAATAATGCGCAAGGGGAAACAGGGACGAGTGGGAGGTGGGGGAGATCATTTTCATCAATTATCGAGACACGCATCACGTCAGGCCGCCGAGGTGGAAGTGAAAAGAAATGACGAAAACGCTAAAATATTGCTGGATAAGGAAAATGAAACTAATgtggaggagaagaagaagagatgacGACTGAAGAACTTGACTGCATCAATCGGAATTTTCAACTCTTCTTTTGTCCTCTGCCACCCAGAAAATTACAATTCAGCCGGATCGGGAGTCGAGTTGACGACCAGGAGCGGTTCGATGCCGCCCCTGGGATAGCACTGTGGATCGCTGAGCCAAATGAGATCCAATTTCGAGGCGTAGTGCATCTGAACAACGGCCACCAGAACAAGCACGTGCATTATGTGATgcgaattgaagaaaaagtcgAATCGCCCAGGAAACCATCGCTCAGGGATCCGCATCGCCCCGATGAAACCGCCCAAAATCGATATGGCGTCctttaagggaaaaaaagaaaaaaaagaaaaacgtttgaAAATAATGTCTGCAGCAGTGAATCCTTACACACACATTCTAAATAAGCCCATCATCCCATTAGCGTTGCAACACAATAAACTAAAGATGACTCGATTATGTaggccccccccctccctgaATGTAGTATGTCTACTAGTGTGTACGCACCTGAAGCCAAACATGAGAAATGGAATCCGGGTGGCCGGAGGCGAGGTGCATGGTCCGCAAAATCCCCAAGGTTAGACGGATGAGAACCGGCAGGAAGAAGCAAAGTCTCCGATCCTTGACCGTAATGAAAATGGACGTCAGCAATG
Above is a genomic segment from Daphnia pulicaria isolate SC F1-1A chromosome 8, SC_F0-13Bv2, whole genome shotgun sequence containing:
- the LOC124310945 gene encoding peroxidase-like, coding for MDRLVIIWAVLILMAVDVSVGQIVFPGDTTFLISRPVAQKQNEGATCTNHMNQKGRCKRLFECFFMYTQLADLIKQTPCRLANQPSVFGVCCPNSESDNQKTSGVSTAGTLFFRPPDVPIPDLKPQDIQNAVQAALVVVDQRVELEKNLFDNRIVVQPDTPVNFHLNLFPTSQQTLQVGSNAIKGLESSIQLVNQNMLTVDQGRFALPFFQLTSSSTDLADTCRPKVQCPSQLSHFRTIDGSCNNEQRPEWGQINVALQRIIPPKYGDGVNTPRLAEGDVELPSARLVSQSLTESSHRSSQSEIWTLMLMQWGQFLDHDITHSPIVRGQNSSGVTCCRSGQFLDVSERHPDCFPIAIPPNDPFYAQFNQRCMEFVRSLPAPRPGCTFGPREQLNQVTAFIDGSTVYGSSQDLSNQLREFNGGRLTVQRSIQGHTLLPVKAEECSDFLRQRFCFRAGDGRVNEQPQLAVIHTVWVREHNRITDALQQLNPFWNDERVFQESRRIVGAEIQQITYNEFLPIFLGDAYMSRFQLKPLPPGSGMATNLYDQNINPTVTNEFATAAFRVGHSLVQGIIEGFTAFGSQTQSLLLHQHQSKPFELYEDTGVDTLVRGLLMQPAQKMDRAFTDELKNRLFQGKQSFGMDLIALNLQRGRDHGLPPYNDYRELCGRPRANQWQDLLDVIDQRVVQEISRIYNSIDDVDLFIGGVSERIVDGALLGPTFLCLIGDQFARLRRGDRLFYEEATAKFTQQQLASLRSVTLARILCDNGDDIKGIQSSAFLRSDVQNRRRPCQGSTDIAQLDLSLWRE